The Anguilla rostrata isolate EN2019 chromosome 2, ASM1855537v3, whole genome shotgun sequence genome contains the following window.
CCTCAATTTGATAAATCACTGACTGATTCTTCACTTTACCATCAAGTCATTTTACTCCTTCTCAAACACATTGCAAATCCCGTCTTTTCATGCGAGGCATATGGTGCCATTTGTGGATCTCTGCTTTAGCTCCTGGCCCCAAGAAGACCGTTCTGTAAGAGCCTGATGCTGTCTGACAGAGCAGTCAGACCTTCCGTTcataaaaaaagggggggcaAAAGGAAGCTCAAGACACAGCAACAAAACTTCACTTCCCTTCCTGTCCAAATACATGTCACACGGATCATCCAGCTCAGGCTCAATACAGAATAATGACTGCTACTGTACCGAGCTGTCGGGTGGAATAAGGGCTGTGCGCGCACGCAGGACGCAGCCTGCAGGTGGCGTGTAGCCTCTCCTTCCGCCCGCGCGCGAGAGGATGTGGGCTCAGCGGACGGCGTCAAAGCGCGAAAGCGGGGTTGAGGGGTTACTCTCCCTTAACAGCCCCCCCCGTGCTCAGTTTCGGGACAGCGCCGAGCGTGTGATCGCCAGCGCGGAACTGAACGCTTAACGAAGgaaatcaaaaaagaaagaaggtcAGCCGGAGAGAAAAAGGGGCAGCGAGACACTTCCGACCGTCCCGGAGCGGGTCACCCAACAGGGTCAGGCCAGGTCAGGGGGAAGAAATCTGCACATTTCTGAGAGCAGCTGACCACGGTCACAGCTGCTGAACTCTTCACTTAAATCACCTCCGGACCCAAGCAGCCATCAGACATATGGCAAATCTAACAGCGCGACAAAGGTAGATGTGCCAGGCTACCTGTATAACGCTTCATAAGTGAGATGTACTAATTAATGCTTTTGTTAGCTTATTTAGTTTCAACCAGCCTCTTGTCTGCAGAAGCACCCTCAGATTCCAGTGCCAATCAACACCATGCCAGAAGTACCTTGAAGACTCtggctctgtgacatcaccccgGAACATGGCGTTGAGCTGCTTTTCCCGCGTGACGAGATCATCCACGAGGTTCTGCCTTCTGTCGGCTTCCGCCTGCATTCTGAAGGTTTTGTTGCGTTAAAGGCCGCCAAACAGAATTTCAAGTAATTTTCACCGTATTATTAGATCAGGGATGCGGGAGCTTAAGAAAGAACAGAGACGCTGGCTACCGAAGGGATCTCATTATTTGTAGCACACTGCCCTCTACAGGCAGTGAATGGTAAAAACTGTTATCGCCCAACTCAGGATGGAACTCTCAGGGCTTCTTGCACAACTCCCCTCACAATGCGAGTCGGATTTGGCTAAATGCTTCATTCGTCTAATGACTTTTGTTTCCATCGTGTTAAGCGCATTCCTCCTCAGGTAGGAGAAGGAGGGCCAGTCACTGAAAAGGGGCTGAAAGGATACATGCGTCGCGAGGATGCAGCCCTGAGAAGAGTCTCTCTCAGCTGGGCCACATGCTGCTTCAGCCTCTGGAGAGATGCTCTCAGGTTCATGTTGAGCTggacaaatataaaaaaggaacaaagtACACATAGTTATCATAACTGgacaaaaaacacaactgaTTAATTCAATCGCAACTGACCAGCATTGTGACATGGAGGTCAAAGAACTGGACTGGCACCCAACAGGATGCTGGTTCCCACACATACTTtacattaaatggtaaatggactgcatttatatagcgcttttatccaaagcgctttacaattgatgcctctcattcaccagagcagttaggggttaggtgtgtcttgctcaaggacacttcgacacgccccgggcagggtttgaaccggcaaccctccgactgccagacaagcggtcttacctcctgagctatgtcgccccacattacattacattacattacaagcatttagcagacgctcttatccagagcgacttacacaacttttacatagcattttacattacattttacattttacatatccatttatacagctggatatatactgaagcaattccggttaagtaccttgctcaagggtacaacggcagtgtccttacccgggaatcgaacctccgacctttcggttacaagcccagttccttacccactgtgctacactccgtccgcaAGTGCCAAACTGCTGTTACACCCTTGAGACGGGTATTTAACATAGACAGCTAAACGctgtaaattatattaaattggtcggtaaattatacattttaaaaaaacggaaGCCATGTATCAAAGTTACACTGGTTGAGGGGGTGTGCTATGTGATTCAATAATATTAAGCGGCTCCTAATAATCCTTCTTATCATCCCTATAATGATAGCAATTAACTTGTTCACCTTAGCGGGATTCCCTCCAGTTCTCTGTTGCCTGTTCCTCTCATGAATATTTTCTGCAATTTCCTGAGCGAGACGGCAAGTGGCATCATAATTCTGTAACCTAGAGATCGGAGAAGAGAGATCTATTTTAGAAAGGCTGCACGTCATACAATTGAGTTGTATTCAAATGTGTCTTTATTGTACAAGCAAGTACATTCAGTATCGTTAACTAACAGACATAACGTGAATATAATACAGTATCTCTGTCTTCCTGATCCGCTAGCGTTACTCTCTTGTGAAGTGAAGCCACATATACATATGACATGTGTCTACTGTTCATAATAACTCCACATAAAGGCTTCTCACAGGTAGGCTAGCAATTGTAAAGtcacaaataaataactggatACCACACGGTTTTACAGCTAGCTAGTCAACATGAATATTTGCTGCTATATTTCAAGCTTTCTACTCTAGTCATTTATATCGTTAACTCTTAATATCCCAAGTAGCTGTATTAAACTAGCTACGTACTGTACGTGACAGTATGATACAACAGCTCCAGTATTCTTAGTCTGTCGTCGATAGAGCAAGCACTCGTGATTCTCATTTACAACTAGCATGATGCGGTAGATTTAGCAAGTAAAATACCCTCAACTAACATTTATATGTAGCTAGTTCGAACCGACAACACAGAATAAGTAACAATTTACTGTGCTTTTGCGTAGGATCGCTACCACTCAAACTGACAATCAAggatatttttgtaatttgtttgaaaatCTGAAGTTTCCATAGCCGTTCAAAGATTGCAGTCTAAACTTGTGATATGCTAGTCTAGCTAATAAAGGGGTACTACTGTATCACGGAATCCTTTTGTGGGGCACTTACCACGGATCTTGAGACATAACGATCAGCACAACACTAGCGATATGCGTCTGTATTTCACTAATATGCTGTAACAGCTAACAATTACAAtgtaaagagaaaacaaaacagccaaaTCGACATTCAATCCGACTTCCTCGTAGTACATCCAAACGGTATGCCGTGAGGGATAAACAATACGAAACGCAAATACGAAACGCTACTCTTTGCGCCGATTAAACCGTTGTGTACTGCCTTGTCCCCACCAACCATGGTAAGTTCAAGAATTTTGGGCAGGGCTGTCCAATCTTATTCGACAAAAGCCGATGTtggtgcagatttttgttttagcccagcactaaaacaCCTCAGTATAGGGTGCTTTTCAAGGTGATTGAAGACCATTATTAGTTAATTGGTTTATTCAGGTGTCATAGTTTCGATAGATTCTTTGCTGTCCAGTTCAGTGGAAATTTCCCTTAGGCTTCACCATAGTTGCAGTAACAACAAGCAGTCACACAATACAGGCCACAAACAAAACAGTTCAGCAAATATAGGCTCAGGCAACACAGGCCTCAAACAACCCAATACACAGACAACATGACAGCCAACAGAGCCTCAGGTGCCTGACCAGTACAATAGAGTGCTGTGGTATGAGATTAATTAGTCAGAACGTGAAGGATTCCTCAAATAAATGGCACATGGAATGAAAGGCTTCttccatatgttttttttttttaaggctgtgGGTACTCTATAGCACCTCCCAGAAGGGAGCATGTCAAGCGCATTATGAAAAGGATGTTGAGGATCAGCCAAGATTTGCTGAGCCTTGTCCCTTTTGAGCAGCACATTGATCTTGGACAGTGGTCTCTGAGGCTTGCCTGTAATTCTGCTGGCCATGCTTACAATCTTTGCCAGTTTGCTTCTTTTCTTGGCCCCGAGGTTCCTGAACCAAGTCGAAGTGTTGATTAGTCAGAACGCTTTCAATGAGACGTTAGTATACCCGCTCTAAAATGTCCCTACTTATGCAAAGCTGTTTAACTTTCTCAACAGACAGAGGCATTTCCTTTACATCTGAGATTTTCATGACAGAAAAAGTTAACAAAAAGcaaagcaagaaaacaaaaaaaaaaacaaaaacaaatttaaactaAACAATAAATtcacagaaatatgaaatatatttcacatactAAATAATCTATGATGCTGGTATGTTTcttgtaaaataatacattacaaaacCGTATTAAATATCTATATGAAAGCGCGTCTTGACATTGAAGCCCCCATTTCCAGCCAAGCTTTGCcaggttttttgtttcatgGCCAAACATCTTGTGTTtggataaaaacaataaattgttGCGTGAAAACTAGTTTGTAACCTCTTCTTGGAATACAGTTGATCATATGACATTTCACTTTCTTGGTATAAAAACATAGTTGTTTCAGGGACATGCTACTATTGGTGCTCGAAATTaccagaaatgtaatttcataattacaatggtgcactttctatttttttgtcagtggTGCAAAAATTAACCCTCTATTGAAGAAAAGGATTAAGACAAGAGCAAGGGATGTAAGACAAGACATTTGATATCTGTTTTATAATTAAAGAATACATACAACTTTCATCTTTCAACAAGTTAATatacattaattaaacatttttaatatatagaTCATTCCAGTTCATTCCAGTCTTTGCTGATAGAAGTTCATTCTGTCGATTGTGTTAGCCATTGCATATCTAACACCAAACGATAAGAAGGTGAATTTGTTATCTTTAGAGTGGTGTTGTGTAAATACTGAAGGTAGGCAGTATGCTGTAATGGTCAAGCAGCAGTCTTTTTctggacctgggggggggggggggggggaacacttGCAGAAGGCTATGCCGCAGGGTTTCAGGGGAATTTTCCATCCTGGATCctgcaaaaaaacataaacacggTGATCACATCTTCGTACATGACAACGGATCACATGACCTTCACCTGGATTCCCTGGATTGAATAAAACACACGGGAACAGCTCCACGAGGCACTCGGGCTGAACACACCAGGAGGGGCAGGACAGGTGACGGAGAAACAGCTCGCGAGCATGCTCCAAATACCCTCCACGCCGACAGAGTTCTCCAACAGGACAGCTGTGGATATAAGCATTTCGCCGGTGGACACCGCCGCAGATGCGGACGTGGCAGCTGTGTCAAACTTAAGAAGGCCACGGTCCCATTCGTACTACAGTCTTGAGGATGCGAAGCAGTATGGGGAGGTTACGGAGAAAGCGGACGTCCAAATCAGACCGCGCTCAAGGTCCTTCTACAGCTATGAAACATCGGAGAACTATAACGAAGAAAGTTTCACCAGGGCAAACGCCAGGAGTCCGCCAGAAATCTCTCTTCTGCCGAGCGAAGGCAGGAAAGAGATGAGTGTGGATCCAATCCTGACAAGGTTACTCGCTAAGATGCCAAAGGCAAGCATTAACAAAAACAGTCCATCAAAGGAAATGAGCGGTATGTTAAACTTCAacctcagtctttttttttttaattgaaattgcaCGTAAGactgaattttttgttttgccaagCAATTATTGTTGAACTTAATGGATTTGCTGTATCCTGTATAGCATACATAACCGCTTAAAGGTttaaacattaatattattcagtgctttgtttgttctctagcagaaaaaaatgcagtcaaaTTGCAGAATCTAGTTTTATTCCTCTTTAATTGAACACTAATATTTGCACCCAGTGCATCATCGAAAGCTGAATGAACACAGGCTATGACACAGACCCTCTAGTTGTAGTACTTGGCAGACATCCATTCTATCTGATTCCCTTGAACACCCTGAACCAAAAGAATATCACATTTTTCACAGGTGCCTGTGGCTGGTCATTCCTGGTACTCCCTCCATAATAGCAGAAAATAGAACCCCTGTTTGGTTTCAGAGGgacagtttaatttatttcaagaaGGCACATTCACCCAAGCATGTACCAACTGTCCTTATATTTGAATCCGACCAAACCATGAACCATGGAAATTTTGCGGAATACATTTGTTCTtgagtgaaaatgtgtttatggtCAGGCCACTGCCAAATGCAGCCAGCAGCCACATAGGGCAATACAAAATTGGCGCAAGGATCAgccacacagaaaaataataataataaattttatttataaagcacttttcaaGCAGTATCTCAAAgtgctggtgttcagtgttaaatcgacTCTTACAGCATACATGTGGTCCCAGTTGGACTCAAACGTactctgttagtgttgaattactatgcagggagggagggtgccAGAATGGTGGTGTCTCATTGTGCACCAGCAACCCCCACTGCACAGGTGCACCGTGTCGGTGAGCTGATCAGGCTGACTGCAGACTGTGGCGTGACAAGAGGAAATGGCTGACATCggatgcttcagaggagagcacatgctctCTCCTGAACTGACAGTGGAGTCTGAGCACCGCAATGCACGTACGaatgggcattccaaattgggagcaAAAATGGTGtcaagtattattattaatattagtaATGCTGTGTGTATGGAATTCTCAGACAGGTTCTGTTTCGGGGGCTCAGCCCAAAGAAATGCATGTAGTTCTGAAGGTCCTCTCGGAGGCAGCGCTATTTATTGTTATAAACAGTGAAATTCAGATGCATTCATTATCAACATCACATGATGTCATGGTTTGCACAGATGGATTTTGGCACAGCAATATGTAAACATTGCAACATTTCAAATTGCACAGACATGTAACACGTGGAACAGCTTCAGTGTATGCCGAGAAAGTGATAAACTTGCAGGCAAAAGGCCTATGGAAATTATCTTATCATTAAAACCCAATACACATTCTGGCACATTTGGAATAAGCACAACGTAACACCTCTGAGATCCGACAAAGCCACACAAAGCTCTTCCACTGAGTACCTgagaacctttttttgtttttttccccgcaGGCAGCAGAGGCAATTTAAAAGGCGAGCCCATGATGACCATCTCCGAATCGGACAACTGGGAGATCAGCTCTTGCTCCGGGATGAAGTACGGCCAGTTCGTGGACTGGGAGAAGATCGACCCCGAGTCTGCCGAGCGCCACCGGACGATCCTGAAGAGCGACCAGCGCGAGCTCAAGGCCATGGGTCGGAGCGGCTACTGGTCCACGCCGCACACGCTGAGGGCCAAGGCGTACTACCACATCATCCACGGCCTCAACAGGAGGTCTGCCACGCCGGACAGGGACATCTACCAGGAGCTCGCCGGGCAGCTCTTCGGAGAGCACAGGATGAGCACGCACCCGTTCCCCGAGTACATGGAGAACGGCCTGATACCCAGGTACTGCCTCAACAAGGCGGGCCTGAACTCCGTCAAGAAGATCCTGCTCTGCGTGGGGAGGCGCTTCCCCGAAATGAACTTCTGCCCCATCCTGCCGGCGCTAGCGTCGCTGCTCCTGCACTTCAGCGAGGACGAGGCCGAGTGCTTCCACAGCGTGTGCCGCCTGGTCGCCTACGACGACCCCGACAAGCGCTACATAGACCAGACCTTCCTCACCTACCGGGCCTCCTGCATGACCTTCGGCGACCTGGCCAACAAGTTCTGCCGCGGCGTCCGCAAGCTCATCGCGGCCTCCAACCAGAACCTCTTCGAGTTCTACTCCGACTGGATCGTGTGGATCTTCGCGGACCTGCCCTTCACCTACGCCATCCGGGTCCTGGACGTGTACCTCCTGGAAGGCTACAAGGTGCTCTACAGGGTGGCGCTGGCGCTGCTCAGCCTGTACAAGGTGTCCGTGGCCTCCCGGGTCGCCCACGTGGAGGACTTCCGGCAGGACATGAAGAGCTTCGTGGAGAACATCGGGCGCCACGTCACCACGGAGAAGCTGATGGAGAGGGCCTTCAGCATTCAGCTCGCCACGCGGAGGGAGCTCCACGCCCTCTTCAACGCCAACAAAGACGCCCTCGTGCAGAAGGGCATCAACAAGCACCAAAACACGTAAGCGACGGAACGGTGTAGGTGCTGTCGTAGAGACACCGCCGCAGTTGTGATCGTCTGTCAATGAGCACGATATGCAACGAGTGACGAGAGATATGCAAATGAGGAACACTTCTACCCTATAACATAGCCAATTCATGCTGTTTGTGGAGAACCTTGCATGTTCTAACTATACTGTTTGAAGAGAACACCTGGATTAGAATGGGGCAACACCAAAATGTAATTGTCCATAGCGATATAACTGTATGTTCATAAAAGTCAGTGTTTGAGGTCATAAGGTACTTAGGTAATAACCCTTATAGAAACATTATTCTTACTGCTAATTTTACAGCTGAAGTTCAAAAGTCATTTTGAATGGAAAGGCATATAGGATCTCAGTTTGGGGGTAGAACAGGTCAGTCAGGCAACGTGTGTTTTTTCATGAAGGCAGTCATACATAGCGGTGGATCTGGAGAACTTCAGCTCCAGTGTGGTAACTGGGACAGAGATGAGGATCGTCTGGGCCTGGATTCCAGAGCGCTTTGCCCTCTTCCCTCCCACCATACTCTTCAGCACCAGCGAGCACGGACACAGCCTGGCCTCGTAAGTGTCCTGCATAACGACAAAGCTcctgcctggtgtgtgtgtgtgtgtgtgcaagtgtgtgtgtgtgtgtgtgtgatgcgtgcatgctggtgtgtgtgcgtgcgtgcgtgtgtgtgcatgcgtgcgtgtgtgtgttcgtgtgtgtgtgtgtgcgcgcatgtgtgtgtgtgtttgtgtgtgtgtgcatgtatgtgtgtatgtgcgtgcgtgaatgcgtgcatgggtgtatgtgtgcgtgtgtgtgtgtatgcgtgtgtgtacgtgtgtgtatgcgtgtgtatgcgtatgtgtgtgtatgtgtgcgagtatgtgcgtgtttgtatgcgtgtgtgcgtgtgtgtatgcgtgtgtgtgtaagcgagaatgtgtgcgtgtgtgtgtgagtgcattctcatgtgctggttttcattccaaccaattccCACTCATGCAAGTGTGCAGTTATCTGCATAATCAGTTAGGTGCATGCACTGTGCCTGTGTCTTTCCTCAAAATACACCGTGTAAAACCTTTCTTGAGTTTCCTAAATATAAACTCAGCAAAACAATAACCCTCCACAAAGGGAATTTGATGCTCCTGATCCAAATTTGACCATAGTTTGaaactttttgttttagttCTGTAATATTCTAAACTTTTGCATCAAAACTCCatcacttgtaaaaaaaaaaagaaaaaactattcaaCTTTTAACAACCCTAAAAAACACTGCAGGGCATgataaaatatgagaaaatcAAATAAAGTTCCAATCATGTAAAACTTTCACCGAAAAggcatatttcagtgtttttatagCCTTTTAATACAATAGTACCCTTTTgcaatttgaatccagtcctGGGTACTGTCTTACACAATATGACATTATTTTCTA
Protein-coding sequences here:
- the LOC135248981 gene encoding TBC1 domain family member 24-like; its protein translation is MLQIPSTPTEFSNRTAVDISISPVDTAADADVAAVSNLRRPRSHSYYSLEDAKQYGEVTEKADVQIRPRSRSFYSYETSENYNEESFTRANARSPPEISLLPSEGRKEMSVDPILTRLLAKMPKASINKNSPSKEMSGSRGNLKGEPMMTISESDNWEISSCSGMKYGQFVDWEKIDPESAERHRTILKSDQRELKAMGRSGYWSTPHTLRAKAYYHIIHGLNRRSATPDRDIYQELAGQLFGEHRMSTHPFPEYMENGLIPRYCLNKAGLNSVKKILLCVGRRFPEMNFCPILPALASLLLHFSEDEAECFHSVCRLVAYDDPDKRYIDQTFLTYRASCMTFGDLANKFCRGVRKLIAASNQNLFEFYSDWIVWIFADLPFTYAIRVLDVYLLEGYKVLYRVALALLSLYKVSVASRVAHVEDFRQDMKSFVENIGRHVTTEKLMERAFSIQLATRRELHALFNANKDALVQKGINKHQNTQSYIAVDLENFSSSVVTGTEMRIVWAWIPERFALFPPTILFSTSEHGHSLASFYSHVEGYEPTVLLLKTVDEGVCGAFLSSDWIVRTKHAGKGLSFFGTGECFVFTLRPGMERYQRPILQLSDVLDRASPPPKSPGAPRTTAAPGNDDEVTPTTMTRPAGTPQNPNFLTVPFPVSPGGSPVVSQRRTKAERPLSASMFMAGDEDRLIIGGGGGQALCIEADLMTGRTERCDTFDSSPLCKRNFRIQSLEVWGIQNSAAFSPAASVETG